From the Trifolium pratense cultivar HEN17-A07 linkage group LG4, ARS_RC_1.1, whole genome shotgun sequence genome, the window TATGATAAAACCCTTTAGAGTCAATAAAGAGACACAAACATATCAAAAAGTATATGCACATAGAAATGACCTCACTAAGTTCATTTCGGTTCCTTTCTTTAATTCTTCTACTTTTGATGATCATCAATCCATCTCAATCTCATTTTTCTGAGTTGAATAATGGAAATGATGTTGTCCATGTTTCTTTGTATTATGAATCTTTGTGTCCATTTAGCAAAGATTTCATTTTGGAAGTACTTGAGAAATTCACTAAATTAGATGTTATGTCTATTGTCAACCTCCATTTGGTTCCTTATGGCAATGCTTTTACAAGTCAAAATGGAACAGTTTCTTGCCAGGTCCCAAATTTCCTAGCTTTCTTAGTGACAAAAATTTCTCGTATTTACGCAGTCGAAACATTGTTTTGAAGTATAAAATAAACggaagtattatttttttattgttcgaTCTTGATGTTTCAACTGTGTAAATACAAGATTTTCAAAATTCGAATTCAGctttatatatattgtaaaagttataatttatttttttattttaaaatatgtagcATGGTCCTGATGAATGCTATTATAATATCATAGAAGCATGTGCTCTTGAAGCTTGGCCATTGGTAAGGATTTTCCTTAgcaaacaatttattttgtaaaaccTTAGTAAACATTTTTTACTATGATCTAAATGAGATTTCTTCTATTTCTAACAAATTTTTCTTTGTACTTGACCTATCTTTAAATTTGATGA encodes:
- the LOC123924805 gene encoding gamma-interferon-responsive lysosomal thiol protein-like gives rise to the protein MHIEMTSLSSFRFLSLILLLLMIINPSQSHFSELNNGNDVVHVSLYYESLCPFSKDFILEVLEKFTKLDVMSIVNLHLVPYGNAFTSQNGTVSCQHGPDECYYNIIEACALEAWPLKYSLPFIFCVENGLFTNGNPSVWGSCCNRLRLDPRPIQNCYSSKHGNELHIRNGKETNDLNPPLTHVPWLLVNGQYVDAENDDLVNHVCNAYKGPLKFKACQKKEK